Within the Sulfurimonas sp. genome, the region AGAGAAATTGATTTTATGCTGATTGTAAACTTTTTTTAGATAAAATATCCAAAATTATTATATAAGGCTATATTTTATGGTTATGGATGTAACTCAAATTCAAAAAATAATCCCTCATCGTTTCCCTTTTTTACTTGTAGATAGAATCACTGAGCTAAATGTTAACGAAAACTTAGTAGGTTATAAAAACGTTAGTATCTCTGAACCTGTTTTCCAAGGTCACTTCCCGGGTCACCCAATTTATCCAGGTGTTATGATCTTAGAAGGTATGGCTCAAGCAGGTGGAATCTTAGCGTTTGAGAGTATGGATATGACTGAAGAGGAAGCTGCTAGAAAAGTAGTTTATTTTATGAGTATTGACAATGCAAAATTTAGAAATCCAGTTACACCTGGTGATAAACTAGAGTATCGTATCTCTATTATTAAACACAAAGGTGCTATTTGGATGTTAAGAGGTGAAGCTTTTGTTGACGATAAGCTTGTTTCAGAAGCTGATCTAAAAGCTATGATTGTAGATAAATAAAGGTTTTAAATATGAGTAAAATATCGCCTCAAGCGGTTATTGAAGATGGTGCTAAAATTGGAGAAAATGTAGAGATAGGTCCGTTTTGTTTTGTCTCTAATGAATCTACAATCGGTGATGGCACTACTATAGCTCAAGGTGCTTGTATCTACGGAAAAACTACGATCGGTAAAAACAACAGAATATTTTCTCATGCAGTAATAGGTTCAATTCCACAGGATCTAAAGTTTCACGGTGAGGATGTTGAACTTATTATAGGTGACAACAACACTATACGTGAATTTACACTTTTTAACCCTGGTACTGAGGGTGGTGGAAGAAAAACTGTTATAGGGAACAACAACTTATTTATGGGTTATGTTCACCTTGGTCATGATGTTATTATAGGTGACAACTGTATATTAGCAAATGCGGCAACACTAGCTGGACATGTTGAACTTGGAAACGGTGTAGTAATTGGTGGTATGACACCTGTTCATCAGTTTGTACATATTGGAGATTTTGCTATGGTTGGAGGTGCAAGTGCATTAAGCCAAGACGTACCGCCTTATTGTATGGCTGAGGGTAACCGTGCAACTCTACGCGGTCTTAACCTAACAGGTCTTAGACGCCATATAGAGAGAGACGATATAAATGAGTTAAAATCAGCTTACCGTGAACTTTTCGAGAGCGGAAAACCTTTGAAAGATGTAGCTCAGGAGTTATTAGATTCTACGCAAAATGATTTTGTTAAAAACATATGTAACTTTGCAATTGAGACAAAAAGGGGAATCCCTTATGAGAGAAAAATAAAATGATTGATAGACAATGTAGCTTCTGTGGAGCAAGTGAGGACGAACAAAATCCTATAATCTCAGGTAACGGTGTTCACATTTGTAAAAACTGTGTTATTTCAGCTTATAAAGTTATGTTTGGAGATGAAGCAAACTATTCAAATGAATCAAAAGAGCTTGTAGATGCAGTTACTAAACTTATGACACCAAAAGAGCTTGATAACTTTTTAGGTGATTACGTGATTGGTCAAGAGCGTGCACGTAAGCTGATAAGTGTAGCTGTATACAACCACTATAAACGTATTTTCAAAACTCATGAAGTTGAAGATGATGAAACTGAAATAGCAAAATCAAACGTACTTCTGATTGGACCGACAGGTAGCGGTAAAACTCTTATGGCTCAGACAATTGCGAGAGTTTTAAACGTGCCTATCGCTATAGCAGATGCAACAAGTTTAACTGAAGCCGGATATGTCGGTGAAGATGTTGAAAATATCTTAACTAAACTTATACAGGCAGCTGATGGGGATGTTGAAAAAGCTGAAAAAGGTATAGTTTTCATAGATGAAGTAGACAAGATCTCACGTATGAGCGAAAACCGTTCTATCACTCGTGACGTTAGTGGTGAAGGTGTTCAACAAGCTTTACTTAAAATCATCGAGGGTGCAGATGTTAACATACCACCAAAAGGTGGAAGAAAACATCCAAATCAAGAGTTTACAACTATAAACACTACAAATATTCTTTTTATCTGTGGCGGTGCTTTTGATGGACTAAATGACATACTAAAGAAAAAGCAAGGTAAGAATGTACTTGGTTTTGGTCAAGAGAAAAAATCTAAAACTGAACAAGAGACTACATATGAAATGGTTGAACCTGATGATCTTGTAGCTTATGGAGTTATTCCAGAACTTGTTGGACGTTTACCTATTATTGCTTCACTAAACGAGATTAGTGAAGACGATATGGTACGAATCTTAACAGAACCGAAGAATTCTTTAGTAAAACAATACAAAAAGCTTTTCTCAATTGACAATGTTGAGTTAAACTTCGAAGAGGATGCTTTAAGAGCAATTGCGGCAAAATCTATCAAACGC harbors:
- the clpX gene encoding ATP-dependent Clp protease ATP-binding subunit ClpX, translated to MIDRQCSFCGASEDEQNPIISGNGVHICKNCVISAYKVMFGDEANYSNESKELVDAVTKLMTPKELDNFLGDYVIGQERARKLISVAVYNHYKRIFKTHEVEDDETEIAKSNVLLIGPTGSGKTLMAQTIARVLNVPIAIADATSLTEAGYVGEDVENILTKLIQAADGDVEKAEKGIVFIDEVDKISRMSENRSITRDVSGEGVQQALLKIIEGADVNIPPKGGRKHPNQEFTTINTTNILFICGGAFDGLNDILKKKQGKNVLGFGQEKKSKTEQETTYEMVEPDDLVAYGVIPELVGRLPIIASLNEISEDDMVRILTEPKNSLVKQYKKLFSIDNVELNFEEDALRAIAAKSIKRKTGARGLRAIMEENMIDIMYELPEYNGYEVLITKEVIEDGAQPVYIKKQQKTA
- the lpxA gene encoding acyl-ACP--UDP-N-acetylglucosamine O-acyltransferase; this translates as MSKISPQAVIEDGAKIGENVEIGPFCFVSNESTIGDGTTIAQGACIYGKTTIGKNNRIFSHAVIGSIPQDLKFHGEDVELIIGDNNTIREFTLFNPGTEGGGRKTVIGNNNLFMGYVHLGHDVIIGDNCILANAATLAGHVELGNGVVIGGMTPVHQFVHIGDFAMVGGASALSQDVPPYCMAEGNRATLRGLNLTGLRRHIERDDINELKSAYRELFESGKPLKDVAQELLDSTQNDFVKNICNFAIETKRGIPYERKIK
- the fabZ gene encoding 3-hydroxyacyl-ACP dehydratase FabZ is translated as MVMDVTQIQKIIPHRFPFLLVDRITELNVNENLVGYKNVSISEPVFQGHFPGHPIYPGVMILEGMAQAGGILAFESMDMTEEEAARKVVYFMSIDNAKFRNPVTPGDKLEYRISIIKHKGAIWMLRGEAFVDDKLVSEADLKAMIVDK